A genomic segment from Rhizobium sp. NLR16a encodes:
- a CDS encoding methyltransferase — protein sequence MKTDPEAFIRANTSLMAPPHVPEISLHLASEAHELWLKTEEELEAIGLPPPFWAFAWAGGQGLARYILDYPEMVRGKRVLDFASGSGLVGIAAMMAGAREVTAADIDPWAETAIRLNARANGVFLGFTGADLIGQDIAADVVLAGDVFYDRVFADALVPWLTRLTGEGILVLVGDPGRSYLPREQLEFCAAYQVPVTRALEDSEIKKTTVWRFGSRS from the coding sequence TTGAAAACCGATCCGGAAGCCTTCATCCGCGCCAATACCAGTCTGATGGCGCCGCCGCATGTGCCGGAAATTTCGCTCCATCTGGCCAGCGAGGCGCATGAGCTCTGGCTGAAGACGGAGGAAGAGCTGGAAGCGATCGGTCTGCCGCCGCCTTTCTGGGCTTTCGCCTGGGCGGGCGGGCAGGGACTGGCGCGCTACATTCTCGATTATCCGGAAATGGTGCGCGGCAAGCGCGTGCTGGATTTTGCCAGCGGCTCCGGCCTCGTCGGGATTGCGGCGATGATGGCCGGTGCGCGTGAGGTGACGGCCGCCGATATCGATCCCTGGGCGGAGACGGCGATCCGGCTGAACGCCAGGGCCAACGGCGTTTTTCTCGGATTTACCGGCGCCGATCTGATCGGACAGGATATCGCCGCCGATGTCGTGCTTGCCGGCGACGTCTTCTACGACCGTGTCTTCGCCGATGCGCTCGTTCCCTGGCTGACGAGGCTGACGGGGGAAGGCATATTGGTTCTGGTCGGCGATCCCGGGAGAAGCTATCTGCCACGGGAACAGCTGGAATTCTGTGCGGCCTATCAGGTGCCGGTGACGCGGGCGCTGGAGGACAGCGAAATCAAGAAGACGACGGTCTGGCGCTTCGGCTCAAGATCTTAA
- a CDS encoding EVE domain-containing protein produces the protein MAHWLYKSEPASWSWEQQKAAGEKGTEWTGVRNYLARNNMRAMQIGDKGFFYHSNDGLEIVGIVEVAALSHPDPTAKGDPKWDCVDIRAVMDMPKPVTLKDIKANEKLTKMSLVTSMRLSVQPVTDDEWAEVCRMGGLDNPPR, from the coding sequence ATGGCGCATTGGCTCTATAAATCCGAACCTGCCTCCTGGTCCTGGGAGCAGCAAAAGGCCGCCGGCGAAAAGGGCACGGAATGGACCGGCGTGCGCAACTATCTGGCGCGCAACAACATGCGGGCGATGCAGATCGGCGACAAAGGGTTCTTCTACCATTCCAATGACGGGCTGGAGATCGTCGGCATCGTCGAAGTCGCAGCGCTGTCGCATCCCGACCCCACCGCAAAAGGCGATCCGAAGTGGGATTGCGTCGATATCCGCGCCGTCATGGACATGCCGAAGCCGGTGACGTTGAAGGATATCAAGGCGAACGAGAAGCTCACCAAGATGTCGCTCGTCACCTCCATGCGCCTTTCCGTGCAGCCGGTCACCGACGATGAGTGGGCCGAAGTCTGCCGCATGGGCGGGCTCGACAATCCCCCGCGTTGA
- a CDS encoding YciI-like protein, with the protein MLFALLCKDKPGHLNVRLETRPTHLAYLDKLNAEGKLSMAGPFLDDEGKACGSLVLVKAETAQEAKALADADPYAMAGLFESVDIKPFNWVFNKPEA; encoded by the coding sequence ATGCTTTTCGCCCTGCTCTGCAAGGACAAGCCGGGACATCTGAACGTTCGTTTGGAGACGCGGCCGACGCATCTTGCCTATCTCGACAAGCTCAATGCCGAAGGCAAGCTTTCCATGGCCGGGCCTTTCCTTGACGACGAGGGCAAAGCCTGCGGCAGCCTGGTGCTTGTCAAGGCGGAGACGGCGCAAGAGGCAAAGGCGCTGGCCGACGCCGACCCTTACGCCATGGCCGGTTTGTTCGAAAGCGTCGATATCAAGCCCTTCAACTGGGTCTTCAACAAGCCGGAGGCGTGA
- a CDS encoding NAD(P)H-dependent glycerol-3-phosphate dehydrogenase: MSERIAVVGSGAFGTALAAVIALAGRSTVTLVGRNPSLMADLKSERLHDAVLPGIVLPESLEFAAEAEAIAGASIVLFAMPSQAQADAARHYGPYLSKDAIVVTCAKGIERATGKLLTDMLERELPDHPIAVLSGPGFAADIAKGLPTAMAIAAADMETAERLAQAISGRTFRLYASSDRIGVQLGGALKNVLAIACGIVEGRGIGESARAALIARGLAEMSRFVVAKGGKADTVRGLSGLGDLVLTGTSHQSRNLRFGIALGRGEKADPLQGALVEGALAASVASRLAAELSISMPITDAVSAIIDGRLDISDAIEQLMTRPITTE; this comes from the coding sequence ATGAGCGAAAGGATCGCCGTCGTCGGATCGGGCGCTTTCGGCACGGCGCTTGCCGCCGTCATCGCCCTTGCCGGTCGCAGCACAGTGACGCTCGTCGGGCGCAATCCATCGCTGATGGCCGATCTGAAGAGCGAACGTCTGCATGATGCCGTGCTGCCCGGCATTGTTCTGCCGGAATCGCTCGAATTTGCCGCCGAGGCGGAGGCGATCGCCGGCGCCTCCATCGTGCTTTTTGCGATGCCCTCGCAGGCGCAGGCGGATGCGGCGCGGCATTATGGCCCATATCTGTCGAAAGACGCCATTGTCGTCACCTGTGCCAAGGGCATCGAGCGGGCGACCGGCAAGCTGTTGACCGACATGCTGGAGCGGGAACTGCCGGACCATCCGATCGCGGTGCTCTCGGGTCCGGGCTTTGCTGCCGATATCGCCAAGGGCCTGCCGACGGCGATGGCAATCGCGGCGGCGGATATGGAGACTGCCGAGCGGCTCGCCCAGGCGATATCAGGTCGGACCTTCCGGCTCTATGCCTCCAGCGACCGCATCGGCGTGCAGCTCGGCGGTGCGCTCAAGAATGTGCTGGCGATCGCCTGCGGCATCGTCGAAGGCCGCGGCATCGGCGAATCCGCCCGTGCGGCGCTGATTGCCCGCGGGCTCGCGGAAATGTCACGCTTCGTCGTCGCCAAAGGCGGGAAGGCGGATACGGTGCGCGGGCTATCCGGTCTCGGCGATCTGGTGCTGACGGGAACGAGCCATCAATCGCGCAACCTGCGCTTCGGCATTGCGCTCGGGCGCGGGGAAAAGGCCGATCCGCTGCAGGGCGCGCTGGTGGAAGGCGCGCTTGCCGCCTCGGTCGCCTCGCGGCTTGCCGCGGAGCTTTCGATCAGCATGCCGATCACCGACGCCGTTTCCGCCATCATCGACGGCAGGCTCGATATATCGGACGCCATCGAGCAGTTGATGACGCGTCCAATCACCACCGAATAG
- the tsaD gene encoding tRNA (adenosine(37)-N6)-threonylcarbamoyltransferase complex transferase subunit TsaD — translation MVPFLRILGIETSCDETAAAIVERDAEGHSRILSDVVLSQLDEHSAYGGVVPEIAARAHVEALDELIEEALKRANVSLADVDAIAATSGPGLIGGLLVGLMTGKAIARAAGKPLYAVNHLEGHALTARLTDGLSFPYLMLLVSGGHTQLILVRGVGDYERWGTTIDDALGEAFDKTAKLLGLPYPGGPAVERMARDGNADRFDFPRPLVGDARLDFSFSGLKTAVRQAAQEIAPLSDQDVADICASFQRAISRTLKDRIGRGLQRFKAEFPVNQEKPALVVAGGVAANLELRATLQGLCDKNGFRFIAPPLSLCTDNAVMIAWAGLERMATGAVPDALDVQPRSRWPLDANAERLIGFGKRGAKA, via the coding sequence ATGGTTCCCTTTCTGCGCATCCTTGGCATCGAGACGAGCTGCGACGAGACCGCCGCGGCGATCGTCGAGCGCGATGCGGAGGGCCATTCCAGGATACTCTCCGACGTCGTGCTTTCCCAGCTCGACGAGCACAGCGCCTATGGCGGCGTCGTGCCGGAGATCGCCGCGCGCGCCCATGTCGAGGCGCTGGACGAGTTGATCGAGGAGGCGCTGAAGCGCGCCAATGTGTCGCTGGCTGATGTCGACGCCATCGCCGCCACGTCAGGCCCGGGGCTGATCGGCGGGCTGCTTGTGGGATTGATGACCGGCAAGGCGATTGCAAGGGCGGCCGGCAAGCCGCTCTATGCGGTCAACCATCTCGAAGGCCATGCGCTGACGGCGCGGCTGACCGACGGGCTTTCCTTTCCCTATCTGATGCTGCTCGTCTCCGGCGGCCATACCCAGCTCATCCTGGTGCGCGGCGTCGGAGATTATGAGCGCTGGGGCACGACGATCGACGACGCGCTCGGCGAAGCCTTCGACAAGACGGCAAAACTGCTCGGCCTGCCCTATCCCGGCGGCCCGGCAGTGGAACGCATGGCGCGGGACGGCAACGCCGATCGCTTCGATTTTCCGCGGCCACTGGTCGGCGACGCGCGGCTGGATTTCTCCTTCTCCGGTCTGAAGACGGCGGTGCGGCAGGCGGCGCAGGAGATCGCGCCGCTCAGCGATCAGGACGTGGCGGATATCTGCGCTTCGTTCCAGCGGGCGATTTCACGCACGCTGAAGGACCGCATCGGCCGCGGCCTGCAGCGTTTCAAGGCCGAGTTTCCGGTCAACCAGGAAAAACCGGCGCTCGTCGTTGCCGGCGGTGTCGCCGCCAATCTCGAACTGCGGGCGACGCTGCAGGGTCTTTGCGACAAGAACGGCTTCCGCTTCATCGCGCCGCCGCTGAGCCTCTGCACCGACAATGCCGTGATGATTGCCTGGGCAGGGCTGGAGCGGATGGCGACGGGTGCGGTCCCGGATGCACTCGACGTCCAGCCGCGCTCGCGCTGGCCGCTCGATGCCAATGCGGAAAGGCTGATCGGCTTTGGAAAGAGAGGAGCCAAGGCATGA
- the hemC gene encoding hydroxymethylbilane synthase yields MQTKPFRIGTRGSPLALAQAHEARDRLMAAHHLPEEMFEIVVLSTKGDRITDRPLAEIGGKGLFTEELEQKLVSGELDFAVHSAKDMPTHLPDGLHLSAFLPREDIRDAVIGRTAPKLIDLPHGATVGSSSLRRQALIRRMRPDINVIVFRGSVETRLRKLEEGQVDATLLALAGLKRLGKVEALTDILDPDAFPPAPAQGAICIESRIGDTRIDELLASVNDAATFDTVSCERAFLAALDGSCRTPIAGYAVCEGDLIRFSGLILTPDGRSQHAVTTDGHRRDAAALGTRAGQDVRARAGSTFFDDWH; encoded by the coding sequence ATGCAAACAAAACCTTTCCGGATCGGCACGCGGGGCAGCCCGCTGGCGCTTGCCCAGGCGCATGAGGCCCGCGACAGGCTGATGGCGGCGCATCACCTGCCTGAAGAGATGTTCGAGATCGTCGTGCTGTCGACCAAGGGCGATCGCATCACCGACCGGCCGCTGGCTGAAATCGGCGGCAAAGGCCTCTTCACCGAGGAGCTCGAACAGAAGCTCGTCTCAGGCGAGCTGGATTTCGCCGTGCACTCCGCCAAGGACATGCCGACGCACCTGCCGGACGGCCTGCATCTGTCCGCCTTTCTGCCGCGCGAGGATATCCGCGACGCCGTCATCGGCCGCACCGCACCCAAACTGATCGACCTGCCGCATGGCGCCACCGTCGGCTCCTCGTCACTGCGCCGCCAGGCGCTGATCCGCCGCATGCGACCCGACATCAACGTCATAGTCTTCCGCGGTTCGGTCGAAACCCGGCTGCGCAAGCTCGAAGAAGGTCAGGTGGACGCGACGCTGCTGGCGCTTGCCGGCCTCAAGCGCCTCGGCAAGGTCGAAGCGCTGACCGATATCCTCGACCCCGACGCCTTCCCGCCGGCGCCCGCCCAAGGGGCAATCTGCATCGAGAGCCGGATCGGCGATACGAGGATCGACGAGCTGCTGGCATCGGTCAACGATGCCGCGACCTTCGACACCGTCTCCTGCGAGCGCGCCTTCCTCGCTGCTCTCGACGGCTCCTGCCGCACGCCGATCGCCGGCTATGCCGTCTGCGAGGGCGACCTGATCCGCTTCTCCGGCCTGATCCTCACGCCAGACGGCCGCAGCCAGCATGCGGTGACGACGGACGGCCACCGCCGCGATGCGGCCGCACTCGGCACCCGCGCCGGCCAGGATGTGCGCGCAAGAGCCGGCAGCACCTTCTTCGACGACTGGCACTGA
- a CDS encoding uroporphyrinogen-III synthase: MRVLVTRPAHSATRTAQRLRDMGHEPLLLPLRRPQHDSAAAAAALEATSGAIAVTSAEAVRVASALGEKLRPHLVRPLFAVGEMTAQEARGLGFRSVAASAGNGRDLADLIATQGAEELLYLAGLPRAETFETRLRQLGIRFSVAECYRMTPVAPSPAEIEAVFSGGRPNAVLFYSRQTVEDFFRLAELRSALSGHREIRLLCLSETVAQAIPMSLKKTVAISSMPDEQSLLSLL, encoded by the coding sequence ATGCGTGTGCTTGTCACCCGCCCCGCGCATTCAGCGACAAGAACAGCACAACGTCTGCGCGATATGGGCCACGAGCCTCTGCTGCTGCCGCTGCGCCGGCCACAGCACGACAGTGCCGCAGCCGCGGCCGCGCTCGAAGCCACCAGCGGCGCGATCGCGGTGACCAGCGCCGAAGCCGTCAGGGTCGCATCCGCGCTCGGCGAGAAACTTCGTCCGCATCTTGTCCGCCCGCTTTTTGCGGTCGGCGAGATGACGGCGCAAGAGGCGCGCGGACTCGGCTTCCGTTCGGTCGCCGCGTCCGCAGGCAACGGCCGCGATCTCGCCGATCTCATCGCCACGCAGGGAGCGGAGGAGTTGCTCTACCTCGCCGGACTGCCGCGCGCCGAAACCTTCGAAACAAGATTGCGCCAACTCGGCATCCGCTTTTCGGTCGCCGAATGCTATCGCATGACGCCGGTTGCTCCGAGCCCGGCCGAGATCGAAGCTGTCTTTTCCGGCGGCCGCCCTAACGCCGTTCTCTTCTATTCCCGGCAGACGGTGGAAGATTTTTTTCGCCTGGCGGAGCTGCGATCAGCCCTGTCGGGACACCGCGAAATCCGCCTTCTCTGCCTGAGCGAAACGGTGGCGCAGGCCATTCCGATGTCCCTGAAAAAAACTGTGGCGATTTCATCCATGCCGGATGAGCAAAGTCTTTTGTCGCTGCTTTGA
- a CDS encoding COG4223 family protein produces the protein MQDKEDLMVSGNPPRHSKSADEPVTIDLDAQDFASEADTTKPVNNDAGDADSPPADLGPAPETEAASQPQPESKPESEPEEETPAVAEPSFTPPAEQPAPRGAGTSGLIAAGIFGGLVALLGAGVIQYAGYLPGSSAPETTSPEVADLSGEIDGLKQTVANLAANPANTGDGALETRIAALETAAKNSAAGPSADPANVEALNQKVAELSSQVDQLRSMLAQSSDQQTSSDADIAKRLAEAEKKLNEPREDVAVARAIAAAALKAAIDRGGPFLAELDTFAGVAPDDPAVTDLRAFAETGVPSRAELMRQVPDVANAIIESINQPDPNQSWSDRLMASAKSLVTVRPVGNIEGESVEAIAARLEDKVKNGDLPGASAEWNNLPAAGKQASAAFKQSLEARIRVEELVGGALSKAVAGAGKEG, from the coding sequence ATGCAGGATAAAGAGGACCTCATGGTATCGGGAAACCCGCCACGCCATTCGAAGAGCGCCGATGAGCCGGTCACGATCGACCTCGATGCACAGGACTTCGCCTCCGAAGCCGATACCACAAAGCCGGTGAACAACGATGCCGGCGACGCCGACAGCCCCCCTGCGGATCTTGGCCCGGCGCCGGAAACCGAAGCGGCGTCGCAGCCTCAACCTGAAAGCAAGCCCGAATCGGAGCCGGAGGAGGAGACGCCGGCAGTCGCCGAACCTTCCTTCACGCCCCCTGCCGAACAGCCCGCGCCGCGGGGCGCCGGCACCTCCGGTCTTATCGCCGCCGGCATTTTCGGCGGCCTCGTGGCGCTGCTTGGCGCAGGCGTCATTCAATATGCCGGTTACCTCCCGGGTTCCTCCGCGCCTGAGACCACCTCGCCCGAGGTGGCCGATCTCTCCGGCGAGATCGACGGCTTGAAACAGACCGTCGCCAACCTTGCCGCCAATCCCGCAAACACGGGCGACGGCGCGCTTGAGACGCGGATCGCCGCGCTGGAAACGGCTGCGAAGAACTCCGCGGCGGGGCCATCGGCGGATCCGGCAAATGTCGAGGCTCTCAACCAGAAGGTTGCGGAGCTCAGCAGTCAGGTCGATCAGCTGCGCTCGATGCTTGCCCAGTCCTCCGACCAGCAGACGAGCAGCGATGCCGATATCGCCAAGCGCCTGGCCGAGGCCGAAAAGAAGCTCAACGAGCCGCGCGAGGATGTTGCCGTCGCGCGGGCGATCGCGGCAGCCGCCCTGAAGGCAGCGATCGATCGCGGCGGGCCGTTCCTGGCCGAGCTGGATACCTTCGCTGGCGTCGCACCCGACGATCCTGCCGTTACGGATCTGCGCGCTTTTGCCGAGACCGGCGTTCCCTCACGCGCCGAGCTGATGCGTCAGGTTCCCGACGTTGCCAACGCCATCATCGAATCGATCAATCAGCCGGATCCAAACCAGAGCTGGTCGGATCGGCTGATGGCGAGCGCAAAATCACTGGTGACGGTCCGACCCGTCGGCAATATCGAAGGCGAAAGCGTTGAGGCGATCGCCGCCCGCCTGGAGGACAAGGTGAAGAACGGCGATCTGCCCGGCGCTTCCGCCGAATGGAACAATCTGCCGGCTGCCGGCAAGCAGGCCTCCGCTGCCTTCAAGCAGTCTCTGGAGGCGCGCATCCGTGTCGAGGAGCTGGTTGGCGGGGCGCTGTCGAAGGCGGTCGCCGGCGCCGGCAAGGAAGGGTGA
- a CDS encoding heme biosynthesis protein HemY, translating into MTRLVIFALLVLLLAYGFSWFADRPGDISLIWEGQIYQTKLIVAVSAIIALIAAVMIAWWFVRLIWTSPHSVTRYFRARKRDRGYQALSTGLIAAGAGNALLARKMAARSRGLIRADQEPLINLLEAQAALIEGRHDEARAKFEAMANDPETRELGLRGLYLEARRLGANEAARQYAEKAADNAPYLPWAAQATLEYRSQAGRWDDAIRLLEQQKAARVVEKPEANRLHAVLLTARAAEKLEGNPAGARDDALQALKFAADFVPAALIAAKALFREGGLRKAASILEQVWKSAPHPEIGQTYVRARSGDSTLDRLKRAERLEAMRPNNVESLLVVAQAALDAQEFAKARAKAEAAARIEPREAAFLLLADIEEAETGDQGRVRHWLAQALKAPRDPAWVADGFVSDKWLPVSPVTGRLDAFEWKAPFGQIEGPLEEGSAPASIETALKTLPPLRDVRPESPVNDHRIIELERAATIAEAVRPAPAQSPAPAKPKPAESTASDKAPAPNETKPFFGGLPDDPGVRDPRTEPEPKTRLRLF; encoded by the coding sequence ATGACCAGGCTTGTCATCTTCGCCCTGCTCGTCCTGCTTCTCGCCTATGGCTTTTCCTGGTTCGCCGATCGTCCCGGCGACATCTCGCTGATCTGGGAAGGCCAGATCTACCAGACGAAACTGATCGTCGCCGTCAGCGCGATCATCGCCCTCATCGCCGCCGTGATGATCGCGTGGTGGTTCGTCCGGTTGATTTGGACTTCGCCGCATTCGGTGACCCGCTATTTCCGCGCCCGCAAGCGCGACCGCGGCTATCAGGCGCTGTCGACCGGCCTAATCGCTGCCGGCGCCGGCAATGCATTGCTCGCCCGCAAGATGGCGGCTCGTTCGCGTGGCCTCATCCGCGCCGATCAGGAGCCGCTGATCAATCTGCTCGAGGCCCAGGCCGCACTGATCGAAGGCCGCCATGATGAGGCGCGCGCCAAGTTCGAAGCCATGGCCAACGACCCGGAAACGCGGGAGCTTGGCCTGCGCGGCCTCTATCTCGAAGCCCGCCGCCTCGGAGCCAACGAGGCCGCCCGCCAATACGCCGAAAAGGCCGCCGACAATGCACCTTATCTGCCTTGGGCCGCCCAGGCGACCCTCGAATATCGCAGCCAGGCTGGCCGCTGGGACGATGCGATCCGACTGCTCGAACAGCAGAAGGCCGCCCGCGTCGTCGAAAAACCCGAGGCCAACCGCCTGCACGCCGTGCTCCTGACGGCACGCGCCGCCGAGAAGCTGGAAGGCAACCCGGCCGGCGCCCGCGACGACGCCCTGCAGGCGCTGAAGTTCGCCGCCGATTTCGTTCCGGCCGCTCTCATTGCCGCAAAGGCACTGTTCCGCGAAGGCGGTCTGCGCAAGGCCGCTTCGATCCTCGAACAGGTGTGGAAATCGGCGCCTCATCCCGAGATCGGCCAGACCTATGTCAGAGCCCGCAGCGGCGATTCCACGCTCGACCGGCTGAAGCGCGCCGAACGCCTGGAAGCGATGCGCCCGAACAATGTCGAATCTCTTCTCGTCGTCGCCCAGGCGGCGCTCGACGCGCAGGAATTCGCCAAGGCGCGCGCCAAGGCGGAAGCGGCGGCGCGTATTGAACCGCGAGAAGCCGCCTTTCTGCTGCTCGCCGACATAGAGGAAGCCGAGACCGGCGACCAGGGCCGCGTGCGCCACTGGCTGGCCCAGGCACTGAAAGCCCCGCGCGATCCCGCCTGGGTGGCGGATGGTTTCGTCTCCGACAAATGGCTGCCGGTGTCGCCGGTCACGGGTCGTCTCGACGCCTTCGAATGGAAGGCGCCCTTCGGTCAGATCGAGGGGCCGCTCGAAGAAGGGTCGGCGCCCGCCTCGATCGAAACGGCTCTGAAGACCCTGCCGCCGCTGCGTGACGTCAGGCCAGAGAGCCCGGTCAACGATCATCGCATCATCGAACTGGAACGCGCCGCGACGATCGCCGAGGCCGTGCGCCCGGCGCCGGCACAGTCACCGGCACCGGCAAAGCCGAAACCGGCCGAATCCACCGCCAGCGACAAAGCGCCAGCACCGAACGAAACAAAGCCCTTTTTCGGCGGATTGCCGGATGATCCCGGCGTTCGCGATCCCAGGACGGAACCGGAACCCAAGACACGGCTTCGCCTTTTCTGA
- a CDS encoding TerB family tellurite resistance protein, producing the protein MFERFQAFFQKLTADRPKKGFAPDDPRIAVAALCMQVMEADGQIKASEKKRLRKLLKEQYSLDSKQLDALMAAGLEAESSAVDYYRFTADLKRHLDTEQRLELIGILWDIVYADGERSEMEDHVIWRIADLLGVSSRERIQKRQEAAARVTDIQVAQDDAD; encoded by the coding sequence ATGTTCGAACGCTTTCAGGCATTCTTCCAGAAGCTCACCGCCGATCGTCCAAAGAAAGGTTTTGCCCCCGATGACCCGCGCATCGCAGTGGCAGCACTCTGCATGCAGGTGATGGAAGCCGACGGTCAGATCAAGGCTAGTGAAAAGAAGCGGCTGCGCAAGCTCTTGAAGGAGCAGTATTCGCTCGACAGCAAGCAGCTCGATGCTTTGATGGCCGCCGGCCTCGAAGCCGAAAGCTCCGCCGTCGACTATTATCGCTTCACCGCCGACCTGAAACGCCATCTCGATACCGAGCAACGGCTGGAGCTGATCGGCATTCTCTGGGACATCGTTTACGCCGATGGCGAGCGCAGCGAGATGGAAGACCATGTCATCTGGCGTATCGCCGATCTGCTCGGCGTCTCCTCACGCGAACGCATTCAGAAGCGGCAGGAGGCGGCCGCCAGGGTCACGGATATCCAGGTTGCGCAAGATGATGCCGACTGA
- a CDS encoding glutamine amidotransferase, giving the protein MPTEQNPGRDRRPILIVLHQERSSAGRVGQLLVEKGYCLDVRRPVLGDPLPTTLADHAGAVVFGGPMSANDPDDFVKKEIDWIEVPLREKRPFLGICLGAQMLVRHLGGKVQPNADGSTEIGWYPLHPTEKGRLLMHWPKMVYHFHREGFELPHGADLLAEGDAYPNQAFHYDGNAWGLQFHAELTRVMMHRWVVHGAHRFILPNAQQGREHLEGRMLFDAPLRAWLTEFLDLVFEGKSAKATPSIALRA; this is encoded by the coding sequence ATGCCGACTGAGCAAAATCCGGGCCGCGACCGGCGCCCGATCCTTATCGTCCTGCATCAGGAGCGGTCTAGTGCCGGCCGTGTCGGGCAATTGCTGGTCGAAAAAGGCTACTGCCTCGATGTCCGTCGCCCGGTCCTCGGTGATCCGCTTCCGACGACGCTCGCAGACCATGCCGGCGCCGTCGTCTTCGGCGGACCGATGAGCGCAAACGATCCGGATGACTTCGTCAAGAAGGAGATCGACTGGATCGAGGTTCCGCTACGGGAAAAACGCCCTTTTCTCGGTATCTGCCTCGGGGCCCAGATGCTGGTGCGTCATCTCGGCGGCAAGGTACAGCCGAATGCCGACGGCTCGACGGAGATCGGCTGGTACCCGCTGCACCCGACCGAGAAAGGCCGCCTGCTGATGCACTGGCCGAAGATGGTCTATCATTTTCACCGCGAAGGTTTCGAGCTGCCACACGGCGCCGATCTGCTCGCCGAAGGCGATGCCTACCCGAACCAGGCCTTCCATTACGACGGCAACGCCTGGGGCCTGCAGTTCCATGCCGAACTCACCCGAGTGATGATGCATCGCTGGGTCGTGCACGGCGCGCATCGCTTCATTCTGCCGAACGCCCAGCAGGGCCGCGAACACCTCGAAGGCCGCATGCTGTTCGACGCGCCGCTGAGAGCCTGGCTGACAGAATTCCTCGATCTCGTCTTCGAGGGAAAGTCGGCGAAGGCGACACCGTCTATCGCTCTGCGAGCATAA
- a CDS encoding MFS transporter, which produces MSFSPTGDRFAAFRHSSYTRFFFARFLLSFSQQIVSVAVGWQMYDQTGKAIYLGLIGLVQFLPSLLLILVTGSIADRHNRRAIAALCSLVSALCTLALLVMTATGTFAPWPVFAVLLIFGIERAFMSPAVQSLAPNLVPERALSNAIAWNSSSWQLAAITGPVIGGLLYGVSATTAYTVAVIFSVLGAALLFMIPKPEQKTTGEAKSWAMILGGFSFIRAEKVVLGAISLDLFAVLLGGATALMPIFARDILTLGPWGLGLLRAAPGLGAIVMAIFLAAYPLKHRAGLYMFIGVALFGVGTIIFGASSNTEISIAALALMGAADMVSVYVRESLIALWTPDQLRGRVNAVNMVFVGASNELGEFRAGTMASVFGAVPAVVIGGLGTLAVAAIWASSFPKLRRIDTLDAPA; this is translated from the coding sequence ATGTCGTTTTCGCCTACCGGAGACCGTTTCGCCGCGTTTCGGCATTCGTCCTACACGCGTTTCTTCTTCGCGCGCTTTCTGCTTTCCTTCTCGCAACAGATCGTCAGCGTTGCCGTCGGCTGGCAGATGTACGACCAGACCGGCAAGGCGATCTATCTCGGCCTGATCGGGCTCGTACAGTTCCTGCCGTCGCTGCTGCTCATTCTCGTGACCGGTTCGATCGCCGATCGGCACAATCGCCGGGCCATCGCCGCTCTTTGCTCTCTGGTGAGCGCGCTCTGCACGCTGGCGCTGCTCGTCATGACGGCGACGGGAACCTTCGCGCCCTGGCCGGTCTTTGCGGTGCTTCTGATTTTCGGGATCGAGCGCGCCTTCATGTCGCCGGCGGTGCAGTCTCTCGCACCCAACCTCGTGCCCGAGCGCGCCCTTTCCAATGCGATCGCCTGGAATTCATCGTCCTGGCAGCTTGCGGCGATCACCGGGCCTGTAATCGGCGGCCTGCTCTATGGGGTCAGTGCGACGACCGCCTATACGGTGGCGGTCATCTTTTCCGTCCTCGGGGCGGCTCTCCTCTTCATGATCCCGAAGCCGGAACAGAAGACGACGGGTGAGGCGAAGAGCTGGGCGATGATCCTCGGCGGCTTCAGTTTCATCCGCGCCGAAAAAGTCGTGCTCGGCGCGATCTCGCTCGATCTCTTCGCCGTTCTGCTCGGCGGCGCCACGGCGCTGATGCCGATTTTCGCCCGCGATATTCTGACGCTTGGCCCTTGGGGCCTTGGACTGCTACGGGCAGCACCGGGGCTCGGCGCCATCGTCATGGCGATCTTCCTCGCCGCCTATCCGCTGAAACACCGCGCCGGCCTCTATATGTTCATCGGCGTCGCTCTGTTCGGTGTCGGCACCATCATCTTCGGCGCCTCGTCCAATACAGAAATTTCGATCGCAGCGCTGGCGCTGATGGGCGCGGCCGACATGGTGTCGGTCTATGTGCGCGAGAGCTTGATCGCGCTCTGGACGCCGGATCAGCTGCGCGGGCGGGTCAATGCGGTCAACATGGTCTTCGTCGGCGCTTCCAACGAACTTGGAGAGTTCAGGGCGGGCACGATGGCATCGGTCTTCGGCGCGGTGCCGGCAGTCGTCATCGGCGGGCTCGGAACACTGGCGGTCGCGGCGATCTGGGCTTCAAGTTTCCCGAAGCTGCGCAGGATCGACACGCTCGACGCGCCCGCCTGA